The Rhizobium sp. 9140 genome segment CTTGAGGAAGAACTCGGCGTACGCCTGTTTCTGCGCCATGCCAGAGGCGTAACCGCAACGGAAGGCGGGCGCGTACTTCGAGAGCATGCCTGCGTTATTTTTCAGGAGGTGGAGCGATCGAAACAAGCGCTGCAGGCCATCGCACAATATCCTTCGGGCGAAATCGCACTTGGTCTGCCGACTTCAGCGTGCCGTAGCGTTTGCATGGAAATTATTGCGGAAGCGGCACGCGTCCTTCCAAATGTATCCATTGAAATCGTCGAGGGCTTGTCGGGGAGTTTGAGCGAATGGCTCAATACCGGTCGTCTTGATGTTGCGATGCTCTACGAAAACGGCAAGGACGTTCGTTTTAATAGCAAAGAGATTTTGACAGAGCAGTTAAGGGTCATCGTCAGTCACGACCATCCAGCCGCCCAACAGCAGACAATCTCTTTCAAAGAGGCTATGCAGCTCCCTCTTGTGCTGCCCAGTTGTCGGCACGTTCTTCGCAAACTGCTCGAACAACACGCCTCTGACTTAGGGCTAGAGGTAAAGGTAGCAATGAACTGCGACAGCCTCACAGGCATTCTCGAGCTGGTTCGCAGCGGCTACGCTACAATCTATCCGAGTTTTCCAATGAGAGAGGAAATCTCCCGAGAAGAAATGACAGCGATCAGCATCGTAGATCCCTGTCCGGAATGGCGAATTTCGCTCGCTCAGTCGAGGACGAGCAAGAACGCAAGAGCAGCAGGCGCGGTAGCCGATTTGGTCCAGCAGGTCGCGCTGGACATGGCCGCCAATGGGAGATGGCAGGCCGAGGCCGTTGACGCGCTCCCAACACCGTTGGAAGTACAGAACCACTAGGTTTGACAGAGACGGAATTTGGCACGCGAACCTAGCACTACTTTGGCAGATTGGGGCAAGGCTGGTTTGAGATGATTTGTGCTCTCTTTTTCGGGAGCGCGACATGGCAGATTGGGATACGGAGCTTTCAGCATTTTTGCAGCCATTTCTGGATAAACTTGGACACAAGAAGCGACGACAGATGTGCCCCCTCTATGTGTCGGGGCTAATCGGTCCCGGTGACCGCAAGAGTATCGAGCCCATGGCGGAACGGTTTGCTCCAGGCCAGTACGGGGCTCCGTGGGCATTTCTACATTAATACACGCTAAGGGAATTTGAAGTTGTTTGGATTGAAGCGGTTAGCCCGGATTGGCCTGAAGCGTTCGAGGGGTCGGTCAATTTCGTTCCAGAGGTAGTCGCCGGTGAGCGCGATATGCGCCCATGGTAGTGGTGCGACCTGGGAGAGCAGCTCGTCCGGAATGATAATACCCTGACTGCTGATATAATCGACAGCACGGCTGAGATAGACAGTGTTCCACAGGATGATGGCGTTGACGACGAGGTTAAGACCGGACGCGCGGTAAGCCATGGTTTCGGCGACGCGGTTGCGCAATTCGCCGAGCTGGTGGAGGAAGATGGCGCGTGCGAGAGCATGACGGCTTTCACCCTTGTTGAGGATCGCATGCGATCTGCGGCGCAGTTTCGTATCGAGCAGCCAGTCGCAGATGAAGATCGAGCGTTCTATCCGGCCCATTTCGCGCAGGGCCTGGTTCAGCCGGTTTTGTCGCGGCGACGCTGCCAGCTTCTTGAGGATGACGGAAGGCGGCACCAAACCTGCAGCGATCGAAGCCTTCAGCCGCAAGACCTCATCCCAGTGGTGCTCGACGACATCCATGTTGACGGTTCCAGCGATCAGCGCGTCGAGCGGATCGTAAGCCGGATCGCGATCAATGACAAAGAGCCTGCGATTGCCGAGAT includes the following:
- a CDS encoding LysR family transcriptional regulator, coding for MDLRQLRYFLGILDAGSFSKAAEVLRIAQPSLSQHMLALEEELGVRLFLRHARGVTATEGGRVLREHACVIFQEVERSKQALQAIAQYPSGEIALGLPTSACRSVCMEIIAEAARVLPNVSIEIVEGLSGSLSEWLNTGRLDVAMLYENGKDVRFNSKEILTEQLRVIVSHDHPAAQQQTISFKEAMQLPLVLPSCRHVLRKLLEQHASDLGLEVKVAMNCDSLTGILELVRSGYATIYPSFPMREEISREEMTAISIVDPCPEWRISLAQSRTSKNARAAGAVADLVQQVALDMAANGRWQAEAVDALPTPLEVQNH
- a CDS encoding transposase; translated protein: MADWDTELSAFLQPFLDKLGHKKRRQMCPLYVSGLIGPGDRKSIEPMAERFAPGQYGAPWAFLH